The following are encoded in a window of Lactobacillus acidophilus genomic DNA:
- the cdaA gene encoding diadenylate cyclase CdaA, translating to MHFNVSNFFTWNNLSIALDVLIIWYLVYRLIMLIRGTKAVQLAKGIVFIFIVRIVAGLLQLHAVTYIVDQIVSWAVIGIIVIFQPEIRRGLERLGRTPIFSGRGESEHAQSVKMVNELDKAIQYMSKRRIGALITIQQDTGLDDYIETGIKLDADISGELLINIFIPNTPLHDGAVIITNNRIAVAAAYLPLSDSSMIPKRLGTRHRAAVGISEVTDAITIVVSEETGGVTITRNGRFLLDLSRDEYLKYLNAQLVPKEEKKIPWIRRVINRVWKWGADK from the coding sequence ATGCATTTTAACGTATCTAATTTTTTTACCTGGAATAATTTGTCGATAGCTTTAGATGTATTAATCATTTGGTATTTAGTTTATCGATTAATCATGCTCATTCGTGGTACTAAAGCAGTACAACTAGCAAAAGGCATCGTCTTTATTTTTATTGTTAGAATTGTTGCTGGTTTACTTCAATTACATGCTGTTACCTATATTGTTGATCAAATTGTATCATGGGCAGTGATTGGAATAATTGTAATTTTCCAACCAGAAATTCGTCGTGGTCTTGAACGATTAGGACGTACACCTATTTTTAGCGGCCGTGGAGAAAGTGAGCATGCTCAGTCCGTAAAAATGGTGAATGAGCTGGATAAAGCAATCCAATATATGTCTAAAAGACGAATAGGGGCTTTGATTACTATTCAACAAGATACAGGTTTAGATGATTATATTGAAACTGGAATTAAGCTAGATGCAGATATTTCCGGTGAGTTACTTATCAATATTTTTATTCCGAATACTCCTTTGCACGATGGTGCAGTTATTATTACTAACAATAGGATTGCAGTAGCTGCAGCATATTTGCCTTTATCTGATAGTAGTATGATTCCTAAGCGATTAGGTACTCGACATCGAGCAGCTGTAGGTATTTCGGAAGTTACTGATGCAATTACAATTGTAGTTTCTGAAGAAACCGGTGGTGTAACTATTACTAGAAATGGTCGCTTTTTATTAGACTTATCTAGAGATGAATATTTGAAGTATTTAAATGCACAATTGGTACCTAAAGAAGAAAAGAAGATTCCTTGGATTCGTCGTGTAATTAACAGGGTTTGGAAATGGGGTGCAGACAAATGA
- a CDS encoding ABC transporter substrate-binding protein has protein sequence MKKIVIAIISILLACTGLAFLAHHLDTSSVKKSTQNLIIYNWGDYLDPQLIKKFERQTGYHIVYETFDSNEAMYTKIKQGGTAYDLTIPSEYMVTKMRKAHLLEKLDKEKIPNMKYIGKTFMHKSFDQENDYSVPYFWGTLGIVYNDKFVKQGAIKTWNDLWNKKYHHQILLVDSARDAMGMALVSLGYSMNTTSSLKLQLAQTKLDGLGPNIKAIISDEMKMYMVQNEAAVGITWSGEAHEMMENNSHLHYVVPKQGSNLWFDNFVVPKTAKNKKAALKFINFMLEPKNAAQNAQYVGYATPNIAAQKLLPQRIRNDKQFYPDEKTLQHLQVFKDLGPKKTQEYNDLFLEFKMYAR, from the coding sequence ATGAAAAAAATTGTTATAGCAATTATATCAATTCTCTTGGCTTGTACTGGACTTGCATTTTTGGCTCATCATTTAGATACGTCATCGGTTAAAAAAAGTACACAAAATCTAATTATTTATAATTGGGGAGATTATCTAGATCCGCAATTAATCAAAAAATTTGAGCGACAAACAGGTTACCATATTGTATATGAGACATTTGATTCTAATGAAGCAATGTATACTAAAATCAAACAAGGTGGAACAGCATATGATTTAACAATCCCATCTGAATATATGGTGACTAAAATGCGTAAAGCTCATTTGCTAGAAAAATTGGATAAAGAAAAAATTCCTAATATGAAATATATTGGCAAGACTTTTATGCATAAATCATTTGATCAGGAAAATGATTATTCTGTTCCTTATTTTTGGGGCACACTTGGCATAGTTTATAACGATAAATTTGTCAAACAAGGTGCAATTAAGACTTGGAATGATTTATGGAATAAAAAATATCACCATCAAATTTTACTTGTTGATTCAGCTAGAGATGCTATGGGGATGGCGTTAGTATCATTAGGCTATTCAATGAATACAACGAGCAGCTTGAAATTACAATTGGCTCAAACTAAGTTAGATGGTCTAGGTCCTAATATTAAAGCAATTATTTCTGATGAAATGAAAATGTATATGGTGCAAAATGAAGCTGCAGTTGGTATAACTTGGTCAGGCGAAGCACATGAAATGATGGAAAATAATTCTCATCTTCATTATGTAGTTCCTAAGCAAGGATCAAATTTATGGTTTGATAATTTTGTAGTTCCTAAAACCGCTAAGAATAAAAAAGCAGCATTAAAATTTATTAATTTTATGCTTGAGCCTAAAAATGCAGCACAAAATGCTCAATATGTTGGTTACGCTACGCCTAATATAGCTGCCCAAAAATTGTTGCCCCAGAGAATAAGAAATGATAAGCAATTTTATCCTGATGAAAAAACCTTACAGCATTTACAAGTTTTTAAAGATTTAGGTCCAAAGAAAACGCAAGAATATAATGACTTGTTTTTAGAATTTAAAATGTATGCACGATAA
- a CDS encoding ABC transporter permease, with product MKNRHLIAKIYLSLTLVLLYVPIFYLIYFSFSSGKNMNKFEHFTFAHYQTLFQDDRLLAIFLETLLLALLSSLIATIIGTFGAIAINGMRRETHKKTTLALNNVLMVSPDVIIGASFLIFFTALGIGLNFGSVLLSHIAFSIPIVVLMVLPRLNEMDMSLIDAARDLGANSWQVFSDVLIPTIMPGIFSGMFMALTYSLDDFAVTFFVTGNGFSTLSVEIYSRARQGIDLEINALSTVMFLFVLLLVGIYYFITTKKSRRKNHRVIGGLVK from the coding sequence ATGAAAAATAGACATTTAATTGCAAAGATTTATCTTTCTTTGACTTTAGTTTTATTGTATGTTCCGATTTTTTATTTGATTTATTTTTCTTTTTCAAGCGGAAAAAATATGAATAAGTTTGAACATTTTACTTTTGCCCACTATCAGACTCTTTTTCAGGATGATCGCTTACTAGCAATTTTTTTGGAAACTTTGTTATTAGCACTTCTTTCTAGTTTGATAGCGACTATTATTGGGACGTTTGGTGCAATTGCAATTAATGGAATGAGAAGAGAGACACATAAAAAAACTACCTTAGCTTTAAATAATGTTTTGATGGTTTCGCCAGATGTCATCATTGGAGCTAGTTTTTTAATTTTCTTTACAGCACTAGGTATTGGCTTGAATTTTGGATCCGTTTTGCTTAGTCATATCGCATTTTCGATTCCTATTGTTGTTTTAATGGTTTTACCACGCCTCAATGAAATGGATATGTCACTGATTGATGCGGCGCGTGATTTAGGTGCTAATTCGTGGCAAGTATTTAGTGACGTTTTGATACCAACAATTATGCCAGGTATTTTTTCGGGCATGTTTATGGCATTAACATATTCGCTTGATGATTTTGCTGTAACGTTTTTTGTTACTGGAAACGGTTTTTCAACTCTATCCGTAGAAATTTATTCAAGAGCACGGCAAGGAATTGATCTTGAAATTAATGCATTAAGTACTGTGATGTTTTTGTTTGTACTTCTTTTAGTAGGAATATATTATTTTATTACCACTAAAAAGAGTAGGCGAAAGAATCACCGTGTAATTGGAGGATTGGTTAAATGA
- a CDS encoding ABC transporter permease encodes MKTRKAFFLIPYLMWIILFVILPILLILWYSFTDSNNGFTLNNYAEFFRNGTFLRMMLNSFWYAFLITLITLLISYPAAYFLTKMKNQQLWLLLIILPTWINLLLKAYAFIGILGNNGLVNKFLQLIGIGPVNILFTDFAFIFVATYIEIPFMILPIYNAIKEINPAVIQASEDLGASRWQTFRYVLWPLSRPGVESGVQAIFIPSLSLFMLTRLIGGNRVITLGTAIEEYFMTTMNWNMGATIGVVLIVLMIVVMLITGKRSKRKKVNL; translated from the coding sequence ATGAAGACTAGAAAAGCATTCTTTTTGATCCCTTACTTAATGTGGATCATTTTATTCGTAATTTTACCTATTTTGTTAATTCTATGGTATTCATTTACAGATAGTAATAATGGCTTCACATTGAATAATTATGCGGAATTTTTTAGAAATGGGACCTTTCTTAGAATGATGCTAAACTCCTTTTGGTATGCATTCTTGATTACATTGATTACGTTATTAATTTCTTATCCTGCGGCATATTTTTTAACCAAGATGAAAAATCAGCAGCTATGGTTATTACTAATTATTCTACCTACTTGGATTAATCTCTTGCTTAAAGCATATGCATTTATTGGAATTTTAGGAAATAATGGGCTAGTTAATAAATTTTTACAATTGATTGGAATAGGTCCAGTAAATATTTTATTTACAGATTTTGCATTTATTTTTGTAGCAACTTATATTGAAATTCCGTTTATGATTTTACCTATTTATAATGCTATCAAGGAAATTAATCCAGCAGTTATTCAGGCTTCAGAAGATTTAGGAGCAAGTCGATGGCAAACTTTTCGCTATGTTCTTTGGCCATTATCTAGACCAGGAGTAGAAAGTGGTGTTCAAGCCATTTTTATCCCATCATTATCATTATTTATGTTGACGAGATTAATAGGTGGTAACCGCGTTATTACTTTAGGTACGGCAATCGAAGAGTATTTTATGACAACTATGAACTGGAATATGGGTGCAACTATTGGAGTGGTTTTAATTGTATTAATGATTGTTGTCATGTTGATTACAGGTAAAAGATCTAAAAGAAAGAAGGTAAATCTATGA
- a CDS encoding ABC transporter ATP-binding protein — translation MDIIKLKHITKRYDDGFIALKDINITIESGKFYSLLGPSGSGKSTILRIIAGFTQPSSGQVFFDGKDITDLDASKRHINTVFQNYALFPHLNVFENVAFGLKIKKKPLNEIRPAVKDALHMVRLDGYANREISELSGGQQQRVAIARAIVNEPKVLLLDESLSALDKRLRKDMQFELRAIQKKLGITFIFVTHDQEEALSMSDEIFVLNDGQIQQSGSPVAIYDEPVNDFVARFIGDSNILPGRMIKDYVVEFANNKFRCADGGIKSNEKVEVVIRPEDLDIVAPEKGKIVVTAQTQLFLGDHFEIKAIDANENEWLIHSTNGVKLGQRIGLFFDPEDIHVMRLNESQKDFDARIEKYEGDENED, via the coding sequence ATGGACATTATAAAATTAAAACATATTACTAAGCGATATGATGATGGTTTCATTGCACTAAAAGATATCAATATAACAATCGAGTCAGGAAAATTCTATTCGCTACTTGGTCCGAGTGGGTCAGGTAAATCCACAATTTTGAGAATAATTGCCGGTTTTACTCAACCAAGTAGTGGACAAGTCTTTTTCGATGGAAAAGATATTACTGATCTTGATGCATCAAAACGCCATATTAACACTGTTTTTCAGAATTATGCACTTTTTCCGCATTTAAATGTTTTTGAAAACGTTGCTTTTGGACTAAAAATCAAGAAAAAACCTCTTAATGAAATTAGGCCAGCAGTTAAAGATGCATTACATATGGTACGTCTTGATGGTTATGCTAATCGCGAGATTTCAGAACTTAGTGGTGGGCAGCAGCAACGTGTAGCAATTGCTCGAGCAATTGTTAATGAGCCTAAAGTACTTTTACTAGATGAATCATTATCTGCACTTGACAAAAGATTACGTAAAGATATGCAATTTGAATTAAGAGCTATCCAAAAAAAGTTGGGAATTACTTTTATTTTTGTTACACATGATCAAGAAGAAGCTCTATCAATGAGTGATGAGATCTTTGTTTTAAATGATGGGCAAATTCAACAAAGTGGTAGTCCTGTAGCAATTTATGATGAGCCGGTCAATGATTTTGTAGCACGTTTTATTGGAGATTCAAATATATTGCCTGGTCGAATGATTAAAGACTATGTAGTAGAGTTTGCTAACAATAAGTTTAGATGTGCGGATGGTGGAATTAAATCAAATGAAAAGGTTGAAGTAGTGATTCGGCCAGAAGATTTAGATATCGTTGCTCCTGAAAAAGGTAAAATTGTAGTAACTGCTCAAACACAATTATTTTTGGGAGATCACTTTGAAATAAAAGCAATTGATGCGAATGAGAATGAATGGTTAATCCACTCAACTAATGGTGTAAAGTTGGGACAAAGAATAGGTCTCTTCTTTGATCCGGAAGATATTCATGTAATGCGTCTTAATGAAAGTCAAAAAGATTTTGATGCCAGAATTGAGAAGTATGAGGGAGACGAAAATGAAGACTAG
- the murB gene encoding UDP-N-acetylmuramate dehydrogenase has translation MELLNLKKQGIDIKEQIPLSRYTFTKTGGEAEYLAFPKTTDEVEKLVKVTQENKIPLTIIGNASNLIIRDGGIDGLVIILTELKNIEVNGNEVTADAGATIVDTAFTAANHGLSGMEFAAGIPGSIGGGVFMNAGAYGGEMQEAVKSVNVLTRAGEYKTYSNQEMDFSYRHSIIQENGDIVLSATFSLKPGNKLQILDHMDYLNALRRYKQPLEYPSCGSVFKRPKGHFVGPMIIKAGLQGKQIGGAQDSTKHAGFIVNKGGATATDYLDLIHLIQKVIKEKYDIDLHTEVRIIGKEN, from the coding sequence GTGGAATTACTTAATTTAAAGAAACAAGGGATTGACATTAAAGAGCAAATTCCATTAAGCAGATATACTTTTACTAAAACAGGTGGGGAAGCTGAATATTTAGCCTTTCCTAAGACTACTGATGAAGTAGAAAAATTAGTAAAGGTGACTCAAGAAAATAAAATTCCATTAACGATTATTGGCAATGCCTCAAATTTAATTATTCGTGACGGCGGAATTGATGGTTTAGTAATTATTTTAACTGAATTAAAAAATATTGAAGTAAACGGTAATGAAGTAACTGCTGATGCAGGTGCTACGATCGTAGATACGGCTTTTACCGCGGCTAACCATGGCCTAAGTGGAATGGAATTTGCTGCAGGCATTCCAGGTAGCATTGGTGGTGGTGTATTTATGAATGCCGGTGCCTACGGTGGTGAAATGCAGGAAGCAGTAAAGAGTGTTAATGTTTTAACACGTGCTGGTGAATATAAAACTTATTCCAATCAAGAAATGGATTTTTCTTATCGTCACTCAATTATTCAAGAAAATGGTGACATTGTTCTTAGTGCAACATTTAGTTTAAAGCCGGGAAATAAGTTACAAATATTAGATCATATGGATTACTTGAATGCATTGCGGCGATATAAGCAGCCGCTTGAATATCCATCATGTGGCAGTGTATTTAAGCGTCCAAAAGGTCATTTTGTTGGACCAATGATTATTAAGGCCGGGCTTCAAGGAAAACAAATTGGTGGCGCTCAAGATTCAACTAAGCACGCTGGATTTATAGTTAATAAAGGTGGAGCTACTGCTACAGATTATTTAGATTTGATCCATCTTATTCAAAAGGTGATTAAAGAAAAATATGATATTGATTTACATACTGAGGTAAGAATCATCGGTAAAGAAAATTAG
- a CDS encoding 3'-5' exonuclease produces MNFIAMDFETANHYPESACSLALVMVRNNKIVDRFYTVINPQMPFDARNIQVHQITAEDVKNAPTMAEVWPKIKGLYQPGMLVAAHNSRFDTNVMRQSLARYNIEEPHYLVIDTLATSKLFEPELPNHKLDTVSDALNVELWHHHNALSDSEACAGILINQEKQFGDEAIKNLVYQI; encoded by the coding sequence ATGAATTTTATTGCTATGGATTTTGAAACAGCTAATCATTATCCCGAAAGTGCCTGTTCACTTGCACTAGTAATGGTGAGAAATAATAAAATTGTTGACCGATTTTATACAGTAATTAATCCACAAATGCCATTTGATGCCCGTAATATTCAAGTCCACCAAATTACTGCTGAAGATGTAAAAAATGCACCAACAATGGCAGAAGTTTGGCCTAAAATTAAAGGACTATATCAACCCGGTATGCTAGTTGCTGCTCATAATTCCCGCTTTGATACTAATGTAATGCGTCAGAGTTTAGCGCGCTATAATATTGAAGAACCTCATTATTTAGTTATTGATACTTTAGCTACCAGCAAGCTCTTTGAACCGGAATTACCTAATCATAAGCTAGATACAGTATCTGATGCTCTCAATGTAGAATTATGGCATCATCATAATGCATTAAGCGATAGTGAAGCCTGTGCTGGTATTTTAATTAATCAGGAAAAGCAATTCGGTGATGAAGCTATTAAAAATTTAGTCTATCAAATATAA
- the tsaE gene encoding tRNA (adenosine(37)-N6)-threonylcarbamoyltransferase complex ATPase subunit type 1 TsaE, translating to MTKLEINSAEDMQKLGASLAKTAEPHDLLLLNGDLGAGKTTMTQGLGRELGIHRPVKSPTFTIVREYREAKMPLFHMDFYRLEDNDLSSIDLEGYLAEPGLVVIEWPQLVMDDLPDKYLQLTITRVDDSWDSTKRLIKFDVHGKRSEKWLEDALTEFKK from the coding sequence ATGACTAAATTAGAGATTAATTCTGCTGAAGATATGCAAAAATTAGGAGCATCTTTGGCAAAAACTGCTGAACCACACGACCTACTGTTGTTAAACGGTGATTTAGGTGCTGGTAAAACTACTATGACTCAAGGATTAGGGCGTGAACTGGGAATTCATAGACCAGTAAAAAGTCCAACATTTACAATTGTCCGGGAGTATCGTGAAGCAAAAATGCCTCTATTTCATATGGATTTTTATCGATTAGAAGATAATGATCTATCTTCAATCGACTTGGAGGGATATTTAGCTGAACCAGGTTTGGTAGTAATTGAATGGCCACAACTTGTAATGGATGATTTGCCTGATAAATATCTTCAATTAACGATTACCCGAGTTGATGATAGTTGGGATTCAACTAAGCGATTAATTAAATTTGATGTACATGGTAAACGTAGCGAAAAATGGCTCGAGGATGCGTTAACAGAATTCAAGAAATAA
- the pta gene encoding phosphate acetyltransferase, translating to MSVFSLFKEQVEQADEKKKIIFPESNDLRILTAVSNLNKDNIIDPILIGKREDIEKLAAENNLDLDGVKIYDQNNYAGLDEMAEAFVKARKKDTSIAEAKAKLAKGNYFGTMLVKMGKADGMVSGAAHSTANTVLPALQLIHAAKGMHRVSGAFVMEKGDERYIFADCAINIDPDEETLAEIGYQSAQTAKMAGIDPKVAFLSFSTKGSAEGPMVNKVHDAAAMFQKDHPEIPADGELQFDAAFVPSVGEKKAPGSKVAGHANVFVFPELQSGNIAYKMVQRLGNFTAVGPILQGLAAPVNDLSRGCSEQDIYDLAIVTAAQALAKDEK from the coding sequence ATGAGCGTATTTTCATTATTCAAAGAACAAGTTGAACAAGCTGATGAAAAGAAAAAAATTATTTTCCCAGAAAGTAATGATCTTAGAATCTTAACTGCAGTTTCCAATTTAAATAAGGACAATATTATCGATCCAATTTTGATTGGTAAAAGAGAAGATATTGAAAAATTGGCTGCAGAAAATAATTTAGATCTTGATGGTGTAAAGATTTATGATCAAAATAATTATGCTGGTTTAGATGAAATGGCTGAAGCATTTGTTAAAGCTAGAAAAAAGGATACTAGTATTGCCGAAGCAAAGGCTAAGCTAGCAAAAGGTAATTACTTTGGTACTATGCTAGTAAAGATGGGAAAAGCTGATGGAATGGTATCAGGTGCTGCGCATTCAACTGCTAATACTGTTTTACCTGCTTTACAATTAATTCATGCTGCTAAGGGGATGCATCGCGTATCGGGTGCTTTCGTAATGGAAAAAGGCGATGAAAGATATATTTTTGCTGATTGTGCTATTAATATTGATCCAGATGAAGAAACTTTGGCAGAAATTGGTTATCAATCCGCTCAAACTGCTAAAATGGCAGGAATCGATCCTAAGGTTGCATTTTTAAGCTTTTCAACTAAAGGGTCAGCTGAAGGTCCTATGGTAAATAAAGTTCATGACGCTGCTGCAATGTTCCAAAAAGATCATCCAGAAATCCCTGCAGATGGTGAATTACAATTTGATGCTGCATTTGTTCCATCAGTTGGTGAAAAAAAAGCACCAGGCTCTAAGGTGGCAGGACATGCTAATGTATTTGTATTCCCAGAACTTCAATCTGGAAATATCGCTTATAAGATGGTGCAACGACTTGGTAACTTTACTGCAGTAGGTCCTATTTTACAAGGTCTAGCTGCTCCAGTTAATGACTTATCACGTGGTTGTAGTGAACAAGATATTTACGATTTGGCTATCGTTACTGCTGCACAAGCTTTGGCAAAGGATGAAAAGTAA
- a CDS encoding uracil-DNA glycosylase produces the protein MAKELIGNDWDQILNPIFTSDKYHELHNFLKKEYSTRQIYPDMYHIFTAFKLTPFNKTKVVILGQDPYHNPGQANGMSFSVMPGAQLPPSLRNIYKELYDDVGAIPVNHGYLKKWADQGVLLLNAVLTVPYGHANGHQGKGWEDVTDAAIKALSKRGKVVFILWGRFAQNKIPLIDQSKNFIIKSSHPSPFSADRGFFGSRPFSRCNTALINFGETPIDWQLPEKVSKSDLI, from the coding sequence TTGGCGAAAGAATTAATCGGTAATGATTGGGATCAAATATTAAATCCGATCTTTACAAGTGATAAATATCACGAACTTCATAATTTTTTAAAAAAAGAATATTCAACAAGGCAAATTTATCCGGATATGTATCATATTTTTACTGCTTTTAAACTAACGCCATTTAATAAAACAAAGGTAGTAATTTTAGGACAAGATCCATATCATAATCCCGGGCAAGCTAATGGTATGAGTTTCTCTGTTATGCCAGGTGCTCAATTACCGCCGTCACTTAGAAATATTTATAAAGAGCTTTATGATGATGTGGGAGCTATCCCAGTAAATCATGGCTATCTGAAGAAATGGGCTGATCAAGGTGTATTATTACTAAATGCAGTATTAACGGTTCCATATGGTCATGCAAATGGACATCAAGGCAAGGGTTGGGAAGACGTAACCGATGCGGCAATTAAAGCGCTTAGTAAGCGAGGCAAGGTAGTCTTTATTTTATGGGGACGATTTGCTCAGAATAAAATTCCATTAATTGATCAAAGCAAGAACTTTATTATAAAATCATCTCATCCGAGTCCTTTTTCAGCCGATCGTGGATTTTTTGGTTCAAGACCATTTTCTCGTTGCAATACGGCATTAATTAATTTTGGCGAGACTCCAATTGATTGGCAACTTCCAGAAAAGGTAAGTAAATCTGATTTAATATAA
- a CDS encoding Cof-type HAD-IIB family hydrolase: protein MIKLVACDLDGTLFNSEMTVSKVNAQAVKNAQENGIEFLIATGRAPRESRSILKDADLHTGFINLNGALVFNKRGTLLVKHSIPTPIARKIVDLLHQEGFYFEIVTASQVYSENLNNRISNVAHLMVDLNPLLEFKQAVAISAGNKSIMNMQQVRSFKELLQDPNIEVMKILAFDSRGHEAFDDVKKDINAMGNLVVTSSSSSNIEINTAKATKGNALLDYAKLKGIKQSEIAAIGDNLNDESMIKEAGVGVAMGNAIPAIKKLAQIVTKKNNDDGVAHILNQFIKENKQN, encoded by the coding sequence ATGATCAAATTAGTCGCCTGTGATCTTGATGGTACACTTTTTAATTCTGAAATGACAGTTTCTAAAGTGAATGCTCAAGCTGTGAAAAATGCACAAGAAAATGGCATTGAATTTTTAATTGCTACCGGACGTGCTCCACGTGAATCACGCTCTATCCTTAAAGATGCAGACTTACACACCGGTTTTATTAATCTAAATGGCGCTCTTGTTTTTAACAAACGGGGTACTCTACTAGTAAAACATAGCATCCCTACTCCTATTGCTCGGAAAATAGTTGATCTACTCCATCAAGAAGGATTCTATTTTGAAATCGTTACTGCATCCCAAGTATACAGTGAGAATTTGAATAATCGTATTTCAAATGTGGCTCATTTAATGGTAGATTTAAATCCATTACTTGAATTTAAACAAGCTGTTGCCATTTCTGCAGGTAACAAATCAATTATGAATATGCAGCAAGTTAGAAGTTTTAAAGAACTACTTCAGGATCCTAATATTGAAGTAATGAAAATTTTGGCTTTTGATTCTCGTGGTCATGAAGCTTTTGACGATGTTAAAAAAGATATTAATGCTATGGGGAACTTAGTGGTTACTTCCAGTTCATCATCTAACATTGAAATTAACACAGCAAAAGCTACCAAAGGTAATGCATTGCTAGATTATGCCAAATTAAAAGGAATTAAACAATCAGAAATAGCAGCAATTGGCGATAATTTAAATGATGAAAGTATGATCAAAGAAGCAGGCGTTGGTGTAGCAATGGGAAATGCAATTCCAGCAATAAAAAAATTAGCTCAAATTGTTACTAAGAAAAATAATGACGACGGTGTTGCTCATATCCTTAATCAATTTATTAAAGAAAATAAGCAAAATTAG
- a CDS encoding LURP-one-related/scramblase family protein, which translates to MIFWLELNQDKDYGQIPVIGEDGQIQFIIQGNLDNPNHTLYLDNTNKEEIGRLFSDGAGLIASFTIDVVNHSLVGVKKLNTPNTNIFYITKLKYIVTGSIKHGTYTFRSGIKNVASVKTMMGDHGVVLVCDISKPEDIPFILLSSVLFTQWHVTPLKLPIFPPIGNKFGVNPN; encoded by the coding sequence ATGATTTTTTGGCTAGAACTCAATCAAGATAAAGATTATGGTCAAATCCCTGTTATTGGTGAAGACGGACAAATTCAATTTATCATACAAGGCAATCTCGATAATCCAAATCATACTTTGTATCTAGATAACACTAATAAAGAAGAAATTGGACGTTTGTTTTCTGATGGAGCAGGACTCATTGCTTCTTTTACTATCGACGTCGTAAATCATTCTCTAGTAGGTGTAAAAAAATTAAACACACCTAATACCAATATATTTTATATAACCAAATTAAAATATATTGTTACAGGTAGTATTAAACATGGTACCTATACCTTTAGATCCGGAATTAAAAATGTAGCCAGTGTAAAAACTATGATGGGTGATCATGGTGTGGTTTTGGTATGTGATATTAGTAAGCCCGAAGATATCCCATTTATTCTTTTAAGCTCTGTATTATTTACTCAGTGGCATGTAACTCCTTTAAAATTGCCAATTTTTCCACCTATTGGCAACAAGTTTGGAGTAAATCCTAATTAA
- the tpiA gene encoding triose-phosphate isomerase: MSRTPIIAGNWKLHMNPEQTTEFVDAVKGKLPDPSKVESLICAPAVDLDALRKAAEGSNLHIGAENCYFEDEGAYTGETSPKVLKEMGIDYVIIGHSERRGYFHETDEDINKKAKAIFANGMKPIICCGESLETREANKQEDWVVAQIKAALDGLTAEQVSSLVIAYEPIWAIGTGKTASSDQAEEMCKTIRETVKDLYNEETAENVRIQYGGSVKPANVKELMSKPDIDGGLVGGASLDPESFLALVNYQD; this comes from the coding sequence ATGAGTCGTACACCAATTATTGCTGGTAACTGGAAATTACACATGAACCCAGAACAAACTACTGAGTTTGTTGACGCTGTTAAGGGTAAGTTGCCAGATCCAAGTAAGGTTGAATCACTTATTTGTGCACCTGCAGTTGACCTTGACGCTTTGAGAAAAGCAGCTGAAGGTTCAAACTTACATATCGGTGCAGAAAACTGCTACTTTGAAGATGAAGGTGCCTACACTGGTGAAACTTCACCTAAGGTCCTTAAAGAAATGGGTATTGACTACGTAATTATTGGTCACTCAGAACGTCGTGGTTACTTCCACGAAACTGATGAAGATATTAACAAGAAAGCTAAGGCTATTTTTGCTAATGGTATGAAGCCAATTATTTGCTGTGGTGAATCACTTGAAACTCGTGAAGCTAACAAGCAAGAAGATTGGGTAGTTGCCCAAATTAAGGCTGCTTTAGACGGACTTACTGCTGAACAAGTATCTTCACTTGTAATTGCTTATGAACCAATCTGGGCTATTGGTACTGGTAAGACTGCTTCATCAGATCAAGCAGAAGAAATGTGCAAGACTATTCGTGAAACTGTTAAGGACTTGTACAACGAAGAAACTGCAGAAAATGTTCGTATTCAATACGGTGGTTCTGTAAAGCCAGCTAACGTTAAGGAATTAATGTCAAAACCTGATATTGATGGTGGATTAGTTGGTGGTGCTTCACTTGATCCTGAATCATTCTTAGCTTTGGTAAACTACCAAGACTAA